A genome region from Dolichospermum compactum NIES-806 includes the following:
- a CDS encoding DUF4089 domain-containing protein: MENNNFWIQEYVHQMSLLLDLPINEESKDGVIANFEKIKDIAEIVNNFPLPESMEIAPIFEP, from the coding sequence ATGGAAAATAATAATTTTTGGATTCAAGAATATGTTCATCAAATGTCTTTATTATTGGATTTACCAATAAATGAAGAATCTAAAGATGGAGTAATTGCCAATTTTGAGAAAATCAAAGATATCGCTGAAATCGTCAATAACTTCCCTTTGCCAGAATCAATGGAAATTGCACCTATTTTTGAACCATAA
- a CDS encoding AtzE family amidohydrolase, with protein MKDAVSIAENVLSRKVSAVDITQSALTRIADRNNQLNCFTTITTETALQDAANIDQEIAGGKNPGVLAGVPFAVKNLFDIAGLTTLAGAKINAENPPATQDATAIKRLKKAGAVLLGTLNMDEYAYGFVTENAHYGTTHNPHDLNRVAGGSSGGSAAAVAGGLVPFTLGSDTNGSIRVPAALCGVFGFKPTYGRLSRAGVKLFSSSLDHIGHFANSVRDIATIFDVLQGEDEKDPVCTKRPISKSLPQINHDISNLRIAIADDYFTQNAEIDALKAVQQVANALNVSEYVTIPEAKIARSAAFIITACEGANLHLDKLKSRPQDFDFATRDRFLAGALIPSSWYLQAQRFRKWYGNQVREIFANVDIIIAPTTPITAPLIGQRTMILNGEEILIRPHLGLFTQPLSFIGLPVLSVPIQQENSLPLGVQLIAAPYNEALILRVAAILEKYGIIQ; from the coding sequence ATGAAAGATGCTGTATCTATCGCCGAAAATGTGTTATCACGTAAAGTTAGCGCAGTGGATATTACCCAATCTGCATTAACTAGAATTGCTGATAGAAATAATCAATTAAATTGCTTTACAACTATTACCACAGAAACAGCTTTACAAGATGCAGCAAATATTGATCAAGAAATTGCAGGAGGAAAAAATCCCGGTGTTTTAGCTGGTGTACCTTTTGCAGTGAAAAACCTATTTGATATTGCAGGTTTAACAACATTAGCAGGGGCAAAAATCAATGCTGAAAATCCCCCCGCTACCCAAGATGCAACCGCAATTAAGAGATTAAAAAAAGCCGGTGCGGTGTTACTTGGGACGTTAAATATGGATGAATATGCTTATGGATTTGTCACAGAAAATGCCCATTATGGCACAACTCATAACCCCCATGATTTAAACCGTGTTGCGGGAGGTTCTTCTGGTGGTTCTGCTGCTGCGGTTGCTGGGGGTTTAGTTCCTTTTACTTTGGGTTCAGATACTAACGGTTCTATTCGTGTTCCTGCGGCTTTATGTGGTGTTTTTGGGTTTAAACCTACTTATGGCAGGTTATCCCGTGCAGGTGTAAAATTATTTTCTAGCAGTTTAGATCATATCGGTCATTTTGCCAATTCAGTCCGAGATATTGCCACAATTTTTGATGTTTTACAAGGTGAAGATGAAAAAGATCCAGTTTGTACAAAACGTCCGATTTCTAAATCTTTACCACAAATAAATCATGATATCTCTAATTTGAGAATTGCGATCGCCGATGATTATTTTACCCAAAATGCCGAAATAGATGCTTTAAAAGCCGTTCAACAGGTTGCTAATGCTTTAAATGTCAGTGAATATGTAACTATTCCCGAAGCAAAAATTGCCCGATCTGCGGCTTTTATAATTACCGCTTGTGAAGGAGCGAATTTACATTTAGATAAATTAAAAAGCCGTCCCCAAGACTTTGATTTTGCGACGCGAGATCGTTTTTTAGCAGGTGCATTAATTCCTAGTAGTTGGTATTTACAAGCGCAGCGGTTTAGAAAATGGTATGGAAATCAAGTTAGAGAAATATTTGCAAATGTAGATATAATTATTGCCCCAACTACACCCATTACTGCGCCCTTAATTGGACAAAGAACCATGATATTAAATGGTGAAGAAATTCTGATTCGTCCTCATTTAGGTTTATTCACTCAACCATTATCTTTTATTGGTTTACCTGTTTTATCTGTTCCTATTCAACAGGAAAATTCTTTACCTTTAGGAGTACAATTGATAGCAGCACCGTATAATGAAGCTTTAATTTTACGGGTTGCAGCAATTTTAGAAAAATATGGTATAATTCAATAG
- a CDS encoding YidH family protein has protein sequence MSQPPINPETPEQLSTNDLAADRTELAKYRSRAAADRTLMAWIRTCLSLIGFGFGIPTIVRAIENTRLSHHLNPVRFSVIVGLSFIVTGMLGMVLGLREHRQLLKQIQNNRYTYETSHSAEIIGVALLVIGFMSFIGVIIRGMNF, from the coding sequence ATGAGTCAGCCACCCATAAACCCAGAAACACCTGAACAACTTTCTACCAACGATTTAGCAGCAGATAGAACAGAACTAGCTAAATACCGCAGTCGAGCGGCAGCAGACCGCACATTAATGGCGTGGATACGCACCTGTCTTTCCTTAATTGGTTTTGGCTTTGGTATTCCCACTATCGTTAGGGCGATTGAAAATACTCGTCTGAGTCATCACCTAAACCCAGTCAGATTTTCAGTGATTGTGGGGTTGTCTTTTATTGTTACGGGAATGTTGGGAATGGTTTTAGGGTTAAGAGAACACCGTCAGTTACTTAAACAAATTCAAAATAACCGCTATACCTACGAAACCTCTCACAGTGCGGAAATTATCGGCGTGGCTTTACTGGTAATTGGCTTCATGAGTTTTATTGGTGTGATAATTCGGGGAATGAATTTTTAA
- a CDS encoding DUF1622 domain-containing protein yields MALFEQLESGLAFFVTLLKFLLELISVFCILLGVLKTGKIAISLNHNHSQNRFLQIRLNFGIWLVLALEFQLGADILSTTYHSTFESLGKLGIVALIRTFLNYFLTQELNKQQ; encoded by the coding sequence ATGGCATTATTTGAACAGCTAGAGAGCGGGTTAGCATTTTTTGTGACTTTGCTCAAATTCTTACTAGAGTTAATTTCTGTTTTTTGTATTTTATTGGGTGTATTAAAAACCGGAAAAATAGCAATTTCTCTGAACCATAATCATAGTCAAAACCGATTTCTGCAAATCCGGCTCAACTTTGGAATTTGGCTAGTGCTGGCATTAGAATTTCAATTAGGAGCAGATATTCTGTCTACAACCTACCATTCAACCTTTGAGTCTCTGGGAAAATTAGGAATTGTTGCCTTAATTAGAACTTTCCTCAATTATTTTCTGACTCAAGAACTCAATAAGCAACAATAA
- a CDS encoding bile acid:sodium symporter family protein, which translates to MHHPLLLIFAKITIFSLMLAIGSNLCFEEMLSLWRKPALLFRALLAVVVLVPLVVIVLLKLFNLPPEVITGLALLAASPGAPLTTKRAQKAGGRFCYAASLQLTLAILAVCVTPITLGIFFSLFQHLVEKVTILEVARQVIMVQLLPVSIGLLLQKFIPKFAENIAQPLNFIADILLLLLVILAGILGIPLFFKVWGLPMVVITIMIIVSLAIGHSLGDHNDDTQPILAISCIARNVGLALFTAILNDVQQQVIPTLIAYVILGAVLGSFYSIWNKRKLEKQPT; encoded by the coding sequence ATGCACCATCCTTTACTGCTGATTTTCGCTAAAATCACGATTTTTTCTCTAATGTTAGCCATAGGCAGCAATCTCTGTTTTGAAGAAATGCTCTCCCTGTGGCGAAAACCGGCTTTACTATTCCGGGCGCTTTTAGCCGTTGTGGTGCTGGTTCCTTTAGTGGTTATTGTCCTGCTAAAATTGTTTAACTTACCCCCAGAAGTAATCACAGGATTAGCCTTGTTAGCGGCTTCTCCAGGTGCGCCTCTGACCACAAAAAGAGCGCAAAAGGCTGGAGGTAGATTCTGTTACGCAGCCAGTCTTCAGCTAACCCTGGCCATACTTGCAGTCTGCGTTACTCCCATCACCTTGGGGATTTTTTTCAGCCTATTTCAGCATCTTGTAGAAAAAGTGACAATTTTAGAAGTCGCTAGACAGGTGATCATGGTACAGTTGTTGCCTGTCAGTATCGGTCTGTTGCTGCAAAAGTTTATTCCTAAATTTGCCGAAAATATCGCCCAACCTTTAAATTTTATTGCTGATATTCTTTTATTACTGCTGGTTATTTTGGCTGGTATTTTAGGGATTCCCCTATTTTTTAAAGTTTGGGGATTACCAATGGTTGTGATTACAATCATGATAATTGTTTCTCTAGCAATAGGACACAGTTTAGGAGATCATAATGATGATACACAACCAATTTTAGCAATTTCCTGTATTGCTCGTAATGTGGGATTAGCCTTGTTTACCGCTATTTTGAATGACGTACAACAACAGGTAATTCCCACACTCATAGCTTATGTAATTTTGGGAGCAGTTCTAGGTAGTTTTTACTCAATTTGGAATAAACGCAAATTAGAGAAACAACCTACTTAA
- a CDS encoding DEAD/DEAH box helicase, giving the protein MNLSFQELGISQERAELLANMGFSEPTNIQTQAIPQLLNGRDVVGQSQTGTGKTAAFSLPILEKLDPSLKAVQAIVLTPTRELAIQVHAAVSQFIGNSYLKAAAIYGGQSIDRQIMQLRRGAQIVVGTPGRVIDLLDRGNLKLDQVRWFVLDEADEMLSMGFIDDVERILSQAPEERQTALFSATMPPSIRMLVNKFLNSPVTVTVEQPKAAPNKINQVAYMIPRHWTKAKALQPILEMEDPETALIFVRTRRTAAELTSQLQSAGHSVDEYHGDLSQQARERLLIRFRNRQVRWVVATDIAARGLDVDQLSHVINFDLPDSVETYVHRIGRTGRAGKEGTAISLVQAFERRKQQAFERHNRQTWQILSIPTKAQIEAQHIQKLRGQVAEALTGERLASFLPIISEMIEEYDAHAIAAAALQIAYDQTRPAWLLSGVDLPVEESPTPKPRINKRGDSGERERSSGGGRSGRSSWSKEGRGNDDRRSSGGGSPKPKLKITHHESSPSPSNHKLGLPTGRE; this is encoded by the coding sequence ATGAATTTATCATTTCAAGAATTAGGTATTTCCCAAGAACGGGCTGAACTGTTAGCAAACATGGGTTTTTCTGAACCTACAAATATTCAAACCCAAGCAATTCCTCAACTCTTAAATGGTCGGGATGTAGTTGGTCAATCCCAAACAGGAACAGGTAAAACCGCAGCTTTTTCTCTACCAATTTTAGAAAAACTAGATCCCAGCTTAAAAGCTGTACAAGCAATAGTTTTAACCCCAACTCGTGAGTTAGCAATTCAAGTTCACGCTGCTGTTTCCCAATTTATTGGTAACAGTTACTTGAAAGCAGCGGCTATTTACGGTGGTCAATCAATTGACCGCCAAATTATGCAACTCAGACGTGGGGCGCAAATCGTTGTTGGGACACCAGGACGGGTCATAGACTTACTAGATCGTGGTAACTTGAAATTAGATCAAGTCAGATGGTTTGTCTTAGATGAAGCTGATGAAATGTTAAGCATGGGCTTCATTGACGATGTAGAAAGAATTCTTTCTCAAGCCCCTGAAGAACGCCAAACAGCATTATTCTCAGCCACAATGCCACCATCAATTCGGATGTTGGTCAATAAATTTTTGAATTCACCGGTAACTGTCACCGTTGAACAACCCAAAGCCGCACCGAATAAAATCAATCAAGTGGCTTACATGATTCCCCGTCATTGGACAAAAGCTAAAGCCTTACAACCAATTCTGGAAATGGAAGATCCAGAAACAGCTTTAATCTTTGTTCGCACTCGACGCACAGCCGCAGAATTAACCAGTCAATTGCAATCTGCTGGTCATAGTGTGGATGAATATCATGGTGATTTATCCCAACAAGCCCGGGAACGCCTATTAATCCGTTTCCGTAACCGTCAAGTGCGTTGGGTGGTAGCCACTGATATTGCAGCTAGAGGTTTGGATGTTGATCAACTTTCTCATGTAATCAACTTTGATTTACCCGATAGCGTTGAGACTTATGTTCACCGGATTGGTCGGACTGGTCGGGCTGGAAAAGAAGGAACGGCAATTTCTTTAGTTCAGGCATTTGAACGCCGCAAACAACAGGCATTTGAACGCCATAACCGTCAAACTTGGCAGATTCTGTCTATTCCTACCAAGGCACAGATTGAAGCCCAACATATCCAGAAGTTAAGAGGACAAGTTGCTGAAGCTTTAACTGGGGAAAGGTTAGCTTCCTTCTTGCCCATTATCAGCGAAATGATTGAGGAATATGATGCTCATGCGATCGCCGCTGCTGCTTTACAAATCGCCTACGATCAAACCCGCCCCGCTTGGTTACTATCAGGAGTAGACCTACCTGTTGAGGAAAGCCCAACTCCCAAACCCAGAATCAACAAACGTGGTGATAGTGGCGAACGTGAACGCAGTTCCGGTGGTGGTCGCAGTGGTCGTTCCTCTTGGTCAAAAGAAGGTAGAGGCAACGACGACAGACGCAGCAGCGGTGGCGGTAGTCCTAAACCCAAGTTGAAAATCACTCACCATGAGTCTTCTCCTAGTCCTAGCAATCATAAGTTAGGTTTACCAACAGGTAGAGAATAG
- the rimO gene encoding 30S ribosomal protein S12 methylthiotransferase RimO — MVEKPTIAISHLGCEKNRIDTEHMLGLLVNAGYGVDSNEEVADYVIVNTCSFIEAARQESVKTLVELAEANKKIVITGCMAQHFQEQLLEELPEAVAVVGTGDYHKIVDIIERVEQGERVKEITAEPTYIADETTPRYRTTTEGVAYLRVAEGCDYRCAFCIIPHLRGNQRSRTIESIVAEAQQLASQGVKEIILISQITTNYGLDIYGKPKLAELLRALGKVDIPWIRMHYAYPTGLTPDVIAAIQETPNCLPYLDLPLQHSHPEILRAMNRPWQGQINDGIMERLKIALPSAVLRTTFIVGFPGETEAHFQHLLEFTKRHKFDHVGVFTFSPEEGTPAYNLPNQIPAEVMTERRNQLMELQQPISFQKNQQEVGKIVDVLIEQENPEGGELIGRSGRFSPEVDGQVYVKGEARLGTIVKVAIESADAYDLYGQVINSDRLSSYLLSAVV; from the coding sequence ATGGTTGAAAAGCCAACAATTGCCATTTCTCACCTGGGCTGTGAGAAAAATCGAATTGATACAGAACATATGCTAGGACTGCTAGTAAATGCAGGCTATGGCGTAGATAGTAACGAAGAAGTAGCAGATTACGTAATTGTCAATACCTGTAGTTTTATCGAAGCGGCTCGACAGGAATCAGTAAAAACCCTAGTAGAACTAGCGGAAGCCAATAAAAAAATCGTCATTACTGGCTGCATGGCACAACACTTTCAAGAACAATTATTGGAAGAATTGCCAGAAGCAGTAGCGGTAGTGGGGACAGGGGATTATCACAAAATTGTTGATATCATCGAGCGAGTAGAACAGGGAGAGAGAGTTAAAGAAATTACTGCCGAACCTACCTATATTGCCGATGAAACCACACCCCGTTATCGGACAACCACTGAAGGAGTAGCTTACCTGCGAGTGGCAGAAGGCTGTGATTATCGGTGTGCATTTTGTATTATTCCCCATTTGCGAGGAAACCAGCGATCGCGTACCATTGAATCAATAGTCGCCGAAGCCCAACAACTGGCAAGTCAAGGTGTCAAAGAAATAATACTCATTTCCCAAATCACCACCAATTACGGCTTAGATATTTACGGGAAACCCAAATTAGCCGAATTGCTGAGGGCATTAGGCAAAGTAGATATCCCTTGGATTAGGATGCACTACGCCTATCCCACCGGACTCACACCAGATGTAATTGCTGCCATCCAAGAAACCCCCAACTGTTTACCATATTTGGATTTGCCTCTCCAACATTCCCATCCAGAAATTCTCCGCGCCATGAATCGTCCTTGGCAAGGGCAAATTAATGATGGGATTATGGAACGGCTGAAAATTGCCCTACCATCAGCAGTGCTAAGAACCACATTTATAGTTGGTTTTCCTGGAGAGACGGAAGCACATTTTCAACATTTATTAGAGTTTACAAAACGACATAAATTTGATCATGTTGGTGTCTTCACCTTCTCACCAGAAGAAGGAACTCCCGCCTACAATCTACCCAATCAAATTCCAGCAGAAGTGATGACGGAACGCCGTAATCAACTAATGGAATTACAACAGCCAATTTCCTTCCAGAAAAATCAGCAGGAAGTCGGCAAAATAGTTGATGTCCTGATTGAGCAAGAAAATCCTGAAGGTGGAGAATTAATCGGTCGTTCCGGCAGATTTTCTCCCGAAGTTGATGGTCAAGTCTATGTTAAAGGAGAGGCTAGGCTAGGAACCATCGTCAAAGTAGCAATTGAAAGTGCCGATGCCTATGACCTCTATGGTCAAGTTATCAATAGTGATAGATTATCTTCCTATCTGCTATCTGCTGTTGTATAA
- the btpA gene encoding photosystem I biogenesis protein BtpA — protein sequence MRCFHQLFKTRTPIIGVVHLLPLPTSARWGGSLKAVIDRAEQEATALASGGVDGIIVENFFDAPFTKNQVDPAVVSAMTVVVQRIQNLVTVPLGLNVLRNDGRSAIAIASCVNAQFVRINVLTGVMATDQGLIEGEAHQLLRYRRELGSDVKIFADVLVKHARSLSSPNLTVAVKDTIERGLADAVILSGWATGSPPDQEDLELASVAAAGTPVFIGSGASWENVGTLLQAADGVIVSSSLKRHGQIQQPIDPIRVSQFVEAARRPLLSKL from the coding sequence TTGCGTTGTTTTCATCAGTTATTTAAAACCCGAACACCAATTATTGGCGTAGTACATCTGCTCCCTCTTCCGACTTCAGCCCGTTGGGGAGGTAGTCTCAAAGCAGTGATTGACCGCGCTGAACAAGAAGCCACAGCCCTTGCCAGTGGAGGGGTAGATGGGATTATCGTTGAGAATTTTTTTGATGCCCCATTTACGAAAAATCAAGTTGACCCCGCAGTTGTGAGTGCGATGACTGTGGTTGTGCAACGCATTCAGAATTTAGTGACTGTGCCTTTGGGGTTAAATGTGTTACGCAATGATGGTAGAAGTGCGATCGCTATTGCTAGTTGCGTTAATGCCCAGTTTGTGAGAATTAATGTTCTCACGGGTGTGATGGCAACAGACCAAGGTTTAATTGAAGGGGAAGCTCATCAATTATTACGATATCGTCGGGAATTAGGATCTGATGTAAAAATTTTTGCTGATGTTTTGGTAAAACACGCCCGGTCTTTGAGTTCTCCTAATTTGACGGTTGCTGTTAAGGATACTATTGAACGAGGTTTGGCTGATGCGGTAATTTTATCTGGTTGGGCTACTGGTAGTCCTCCTGACCAGGAAGATTTGGAACTGGCTAGTGTTGCGGCTGCTGGTACTCCTGTTTTTATTGGTAGTGGTGCAAGTTGGGAAAATGTGGGGACTTTGTTACAAGCCGCAGATGGGGTGATTGTTTCTAGTTCTCTGAAACGTCATGGTCAAATTCAGCAACCAATAGATCCAATTCGCGTCAGCCAATTTGTCGAAGCTGCCCGCAGACCTCTATTGTCTAAACTATGA
- a CDS encoding vitamin K epoxide reductase family protein, with translation MIRRRSTPWIHKWSRPAIATIAGFGILNTGYLTYEKLTGSTPVCTTPENVKGCVDVLSSPWATVLGQPLPVFGLLAYMGMLILALAPLALNAGENHKSQKQLENLTWWLLFVGAIAMSVFSGYLMYVLAFQLKALCPYCIASALFALTMLVLTVMGRDWEDIGQLLFTAVIVAMVTLIGTLGVYSQVNPSGNITESTDGKPTAITFTPKEQPNPDFGWEITTKSGAAEIALAQHLVKSGAKEYVAYWCPHCHEQKLLFGKEAYQIINDNSKVECAGDSPNGKPELCKAAKIEGFPTWIINGKSYSGVQTLEELGKITGYTGPKNFKYFR, from the coding sequence ATGATTCGTCGTCGTTCTACTCCTTGGATTCATAAATGGTCGCGTCCGGCGATCGCAACTATTGCTGGTTTTGGTATCCTAAATACAGGTTATCTCACCTATGAAAAGCTGACCGGCAGCACTCCGGTTTGTACTACCCCAGAAAATGTTAAAGGTTGTGTGGATGTCCTTTCTAGTCCTTGGGCTACGGTTTTAGGTCAACCATTACCTGTATTTGGTTTATTGGCATACATGGGGATGTTGATATTGGCTTTAGCTCCCTTAGCATTGAACGCAGGGGAAAATCACAAAAGTCAGAAACAACTAGAAAATTTAACTTGGTGGTTGCTGTTTGTGGGAGCGATCGCTATGTCAGTTTTTAGTGGATACTTAATGTATGTCCTGGCATTTCAACTCAAAGCCTTATGTCCTTACTGTATTGCCTCTGCCTTGTTTGCATTAACTATGTTAGTGTTAACCGTCATGGGTAGAGATTGGGAAGACATCGGACAACTTTTATTTACGGCTGTGATTGTGGCAATGGTGACGCTAATTGGGACTTTAGGAGTTTATTCTCAAGTAAATCCATCAGGTAACATTACTGAATCAACTGATGGAAAACCCACAGCAATTACCTTCACACCTAAAGAACAACCAAATCCTGACTTTGGCTGGGAAATTACCACTAAATCTGGTGCAGCAGAAATAGCTTTAGCCCAACATCTTGTTAAATCTGGTGCTAAGGAATATGTAGCCTATTGGTGTCCCCATTGTCACGAACAAAAGCTACTTTTTGGTAAAGAGGCTTATCAAATCATTAATGATAATTCTAAGGTAGAGTGCGCTGGCGATAGTCCCAATGGTAAACCAGAATTATGTAAAGCTGCAAAAATCGAAGGTTTCCCCACTTGGATTATTAATGGTAAAAGCTATAGCGGAGTCCAGACTCTAGAGGAATTAGGAAAGATCACTGGTTATACAGGTCCGAAAAACTTTAAATATTTCCGCTAG
- the nadB gene encoding L-aspartate oxidase, giving the protein MPDINIPNQFDVLVVGAGAAGLYTALCLPTSLRVGLITKETVSLSASDWAQGGIAAAVAPEDSPKLHIEDTLKAGAGLCDIAAVKFLAEQAPSCIQSLVNLGVAFDRHDSNLALTLEAAHSRPRVLHAADTTGREVTTTLTDQVLRRENIKVIQQALALSLWIEPQTGQCLGTSLFYQGKITWIRAGAVILATGGGGQVFAQTTNPAVSTGDGVAIAWRAGAILRDLEFVQFHPTALSKPGRFLISEAVRGEGAHLVDDTGRRFAFDYHPAGELAPRDVVSRAIFSHLQKTAADPATANVWLDMRPIPPDKIRHRFPNIIAVCQHWGIDVFTQPIPVSPAAHYWMGGILTDVMNSTNIPGLYAIGETASTGVHGANRLASNSLLECIVFGAQMANVDYEKLQLGKQESANIIETETLAVNPSLIEWENQQRQLAEIRKNLPRVVWQSAGICREQSSLENAVSQVASWQEDFAALPLSQLLLSLKPTQSVNFQQPQIEKELRLWAETRNLLDIAELILKSAVFRTESRGGHYRLDYPKTDPNWQVHTLVQNQEWVMGNIISGGSTLPFM; this is encoded by the coding sequence TTGCCCGATATAAATATTCCTAACCAATTCGATGTTTTAGTAGTCGGTGCTGGTGCAGCAGGACTATATACAGCCCTATGTCTACCCACATCCTTACGAGTCGGCTTAATTACTAAAGAAACAGTCTCACTCTCTGCCAGTGATTGGGCGCAAGGTGGCATAGCCGCAGCCGTAGCCCCAGAAGATTCGCCAAAACTGCATATTGAAGACACATTAAAAGCAGGGGCTGGTTTATGCGACATCGCCGCTGTCAAATTCCTAGCCGAACAAGCCCCCAGTTGTATTCAATCCCTAGTTAACTTAGGCGTAGCTTTTGATCGTCATGACAGTAACTTAGCTTTAACCCTCGAAGCAGCCCATTCTCGTCCTCGCGTGCTTCATGCAGCCGATACCACAGGTAGGGAAGTTACCACCACCCTCACAGATCAAGTCCTGCGTCGTGAGAATATCAAAGTCATTCAGCAAGCCTTGGCTTTGAGTTTATGGATAGAACCCCAAACCGGTCAATGTTTGGGAACTAGCCTATTTTATCAAGGGAAAATTACTTGGATTAGAGCCGGGGCTGTCATTTTAGCTACTGGTGGCGGTGGTCAAGTATTTGCCCAAACCACTAACCCAGCAGTGAGTACAGGTGATGGTGTGGCGATCGCTTGGCGGGCGGGGGCAATTCTCCGGGATTTAGAATTTGTCCAGTTTCATCCCACAGCCTTGAGTAAACCGGGACGTTTTCTGATTAGTGAGGCTGTGCGTGGAGAAGGGGCGCATTTGGTGGATGACACCGGGCGACGTTTTGCCTTTGATTACCACCCAGCAGGAGAACTAGCACCCCGTGATGTGGTCAGTCGAGCTATTTTCAGTCATTTACAAAAAACGGCCGCTGACCCGGCTACAGCGAATGTCTGGTTAGATATGCGCCCCATTCCCCCTGACAAAATTCGCCACCGTTTCCCGAATATCATCGCTGTTTGTCAACATTGGGGCATTGATGTCTTTACTCAACCCATTCCTGTGTCACCTGCTGCCCATTATTGGATGGGTGGTATTCTCACAGATGTGATGAATTCCACGAATATTCCCGGTTTATATGCCATTGGAGAAACTGCCAGTACGGGAGTACATGGTGCTAATCGTTTAGCCAGTAATTCGTTGTTGGAATGTATTGTCTTTGGGGCGCAAATGGCTAATGTTGATTATGAAAAATTGCAACTGGGAAAACAGGAATCTGCTAATATTATTGAAACTGAAACTTTGGCAGTTAACCCATCTCTAATTGAGTGGGAAAATCAACAAAGACAATTAGCAGAAATTCGCAAAAATTTACCTCGTGTAGTTTGGCAAAGTGCGGGTATTTGTCGAGAACAATCAAGTTTAGAAAATGCTGTTTCTCAAGTTGCATCTTGGCAAGAAGACTTTGCGGCTTTACCTTTAAGTCAATTATTATTGAGTTTAAAACCGACACAATCAGTTAATTTTCAACAACCACAAATTGAAAAGGAATTGCGGCTGTGGGCTGAAACTCGTAATTTATTAGATATTGCCGAATTAATTCTGAAAAGTGCTGTTTTTAGAACCGAAAGCCGAGGTGGACATTACCGTTTAGATTACCCTAAAACTGATCCTAATTGGCAAGTGCATACTCTTGTCCAAAATCAGGAATGGGTAATGGGTAATATTATCTCCGGTGGTTCTACTCTTCCCTTTATGTAA
- the psbU gene encoding photosystem II complex extrinsic protein PsbU produces MKGLVRLFTVFTLLLGCWGILGTTQTAQAVSFNSFVGNQVPVLAIARQNRADQKLGTEFGKKIDLNNTNIAAFQQYPGLYPTLAKKIIANAPYEKVEDVLNLPGLSDRQKERLQANLDNFTVTELEPNFNEGDDRINNGIYR; encoded by the coding sequence GTGAAAGGATTGGTGCGTTTATTCACTGTATTTACATTGTTGCTAGGTTGCTGGGGAATACTGGGAACTACCCAGACAGCCCAAGCTGTTAGTTTCAATAGCTTTGTAGGAAATCAAGTTCCAGTTTTAGCGATCGCTCGTCAAAATAGAGCAGATCAGAAGCTAGGAACAGAGTTTGGTAAGAAAATTGATTTGAACAATACCAATATCGCTGCTTTCCAACAATATCCAGGACTGTATCCTACATTGGCGAAAAAGATCATCGCTAATGCTCCCTACGAAAAAGTAGAAGATGTATTAAATCTACCAGGATTGAGCGATCGCCAAAAAGAACGTTTGCAAGCTAACTTGGATAATTTCACCGTGACAGAATTGGAGCCTAACTTCAACGAAGGCGACGATCGCATTAACAACGGTATTTACAGATAA